The Cyprinus carpio isolate SPL01 chromosome B17, ASM1834038v1, whole genome shotgun sequence genome has a window encoding:
- the LOC109058414 gene encoding myelin and lymphocyte protein-like — MASSVSMMPSGSKIFTTIPDILFIPEFVFGGLVWTLVASTKVDPANPQGWVMFVSLFCFLITTLWFFIFITGINQSSIWPSLDVGYHTFSAFFYLSAAVLLANVTIGKQGVDKVYQLDIAAVVMVFIVTLLYWIHAILSAHRWKSS; from the exons ATGGCTTCTTCAGTGAGCATGATGCCCAGTGGCAGTAAGATTTTCACCACCATACCTGATATTCTCTTCATTCCAGAGTTT GTGTTTGGTGGATTGGTGTGGACACTAGTGGCCTCCACCAAAGTGGATCCAGCAAATCCTCAGGGCTGGGTCATGTTTGTGTCCCTTTTCTGCTTCCTTATCACCACTCTCTGGTTCTTCATATTTATTACTGGCATAAACCAGAGCAGCATCTGGCCTAGCCTG GATGTAGGATATCATACATTCAGCGCATTCTTTTATCTGAGTGCTGCAGTGCTTTTGGCTAATGTCACTATCGGAAAACAAGGAGTGGATAAAGTGTACCAGCTAGACATTGCTGCTGTG GTGATGGTGTTTATTGTCACATTACTGTACTGGATTCATGCAATCCTCTCTGCTCACCGATGGAAGTCCTCTTGA
- the LOC109058412 gene encoding myelin and lymphocyte protein-like, producing the protein MAAATQQMSSLPSGLRVCTTVPDILYLPELVFGGLVWILVASTLVSPPNPQGWVMFVSIFCFVMTFVWLIIFACGGHKNSSAWATADFIYHLIAVVFYLSASVILAYITTIFKNSVLVDQYYKIDIAAVVFSFVTTLLYFIHCILSAVRWKSF; encoded by the exons ATGGCAGCGGCCACGCAGCAGATGTCTAGTCTGCCCAGCGGACTCCGGGTCTGTACCACTGTACCGGACATCCTCTACCTGCCAGAGCTG GTGTTTGGAGGGCTGGTATGGATCCTGGTGGCGTCCACACTTGTGTCACCGCCAAACCCTCAAGGATGGGTGATGTTTGTATCAATCTTTTGCTTTGTGATGACCTTCGTCTGGCTCATCATCTTCGCCTGTGGAGGGCACAAAAACAGCAGCGCCTGGGCTACAGCG GACTTTATTTATCACCTGATTGCTGTTGTGTTCTATCTGAGCGCCTCAGTGATCCTGGCCTATATTACCACCATCTTCAAAAATTCAGTACTGGTTGACCAGTACTATAAAATCGACATTGCAGCTGTG GTGTTCTCGTTTGTTACCACATTGCTTTACTTCATCCATTGCATCCTTTCTGCTGTGCGATGGAAATCCTTCTAA